A stretch of the Agelaius phoeniceus isolate bAgePho1 chromosome 1, bAgePho1.hap1, whole genome shotgun sequence genome encodes the following:
- the LOC129125035 gene encoding sphingomyelin phosphodiesterase 5-like: MPGGRPGALSGPSGGAVGPLWGRGGSGSRARTRLHFVTAAATKCPREGHAQAPSPSPRPLPTACANCARASEQLRERPQDTPMAWPPLSTLPDTPFPSWTLAVLAGVAEGLLSPAYWALDRLLALLVPTTAQRARWRRRRAGLCLAVGARALAAPLLLLALLLALLPALPGLLLWLPVQAKRRPFVHQHAAAAATAEPWDARRARGFTFLTANVCLLPSGLARFSNLGDTRRRAALIGRILAAGAPAEASGHRHGLLEPRRGRGYGGTAVRGGHPGGDAGRGAWRAATADGAMEWPEMPMANPTSMANSRPTVDSVPAPELPLTNPTPGAAPCPASGLGPERPIPLADPMPAVLSARVPPDTDFVCLQEVFDGAAAAALRRQLGRRFPHVLWGVGPGGLRCGRLRALGSGLLLGSRFPLLAARFQPFPNAAREDALANKGLLVAQVLLGTEQGRRVVGYLGCTHLQAPAADATIRDQQLSLVLRWLWEFRQEQDRRGDLVAFDVLCGDLNFDNCSRGDAQNRQHRLFKEFWDPACCDSGQEQPWAIGTLLNYLKIYEEPVSTPEEMRRTLSQPWGRERFLAGPILSCGALDPMAPRPWQGRRVDRALLRRDPALTTEVIGYSVITELATMSDHLPVALRLRLGPADL, from the exons GGACACGCGCAGGCCCCCTCGCCCTCAccgagacccctccccacaGCTTGCGCCAACTGCGCCCGAGCCTCCGAACAGCTCCGGGAGCgcccccaggacaccccaatgGCGTGGCCGCCTCTGTCCACTCTGCCGGACACCCCGTTCCCCAGCTGGACGCTGGCCGTGCTGGCCGGAGTGGCCgaggggctgctgagccccgCGTACTGGGCGCTGGACCGGCTGCTGGCGCTGCTGGTGCCCACCACGGCGCAGCGGGCGCGCTggcggcgccgccgggccgggctctgcctggctgtgggTGCGCGGGCGCTGGcggcgccgctgctgctgctggcgctgctgctggcgctgctgccggcgctgccggggctgctgctgtggctgccggTGCAGGCCAAGCGCCGGCCCTTCGTCCACCAGCACGCGGCCGCTGCGGCCACGGCCGAGCCCTGGGACGCACGGCGAGCCCGCGGCTTCACCTTCCTGACGGCCAACGTGTGCCTGCTGCCCAGCGGGCTGGCGCGCTTCAGCAACCTGGGCGACACGCGGCGGAGGGCGGCGCTCATCGGGCGGATCCTGGCGGCCGGAGCGCCCGCGGAAGCTTCCGGACACCGGCACGGGCTGCTGGAGCCGCGGAGGGGCCGGGGCTACGGGGGCACCGCGGTGCGAGGGGGGCACCCGGGCGGAGATGCCGGGCGGGGGGCGTGGAGGGCGGCGACAGCGGATGGCGCGATGGAATGGCCGGAGATGCCGATGGCCAACCCAACATCCATGGCCAACTCAA GGCCAACCGTTGACTCAGTGCCAGCGCCGGAGTTGCCGCTGACCAACCCAACGCCGGGAGCTGCTCCATGCCCAGCATCCGGTCTGGGGCCGGAGCGGCCGATCCCGCTGGCGGACCCGATGCCCGCGGTGCTGAGCGCCCGCGTCCCGCCGGACACCGACTTCGTGTGCCTGCAGGAGGTGTTCGacggcgccgcggccgccgccctGCGCCGGCAGCTCGGCCGCCGCTTCCCGCACGTGCTGTGGGGCGTGGGCCCGGGGGGGCTGCGCTGCGGCCGGCTGCGGGCCCTGGGCAGcgggctgctcctgggcagccGCTTCCCGCTGCTGGCCGCCCgcttccagcccttccccaaCGCCGCCCGCGAGGACGCGCTGGCCAACAaggggctgctggtggcacag gtgctgTTGGGGACGGAGCAAGGCCGGCGCGTCGTGGGGTACCTGGGCTGCACCCACCTGCAGGCGCCCGCAG ccGATGCCACCATCCGTGACCAGCAGCTGTCCCTGGTGCTCCGGTGGCTCTGGGAGTTCCGGCAGGAGCAGGACCGGCGTGGGGACCTGGTGGCCTTCGATGTCCTCTGCGGGGACCTCAACTTCGACAACTGCTCCCGcg GTGACGCCCAGAACCGGCAGCACCGCCTGTTCAAGGAGTTCTGGGACCCCGCGTGCTGCGActcaggccaggagcagccctgggccatCG ggacgCTGCTCAATTACCTCAAGATCTACGAGGAGCCCGTGTCCACCCCTGAGGAGATGAGGAg gACGCTGTCCCAGCCGTGGGGACGCGAGCGGTTCCTGGCGGGTCCCATCCTGTCCTGCGGGGCCCTGGACCCGATGGCCCCGCGGCCGTGGCAGGGCCGGAGAGTGGACAGAGCGCTGCTGAGGAGGGACCCCGCGCTGACCACT GAGGTCATCGGGTACTCGGTCATCACCGAGCTGGCCACAATGTCTGACCACCTGCCCGTGGCCCTGCGGCTGCGCCTGGGGCCCGCTGACCTCTGA